A section of the Pseudovibrio sp. M1P-2-3 genome encodes:
- a CDS encoding DUF721 domain-containing protein — translation MMVKAAPKKNRGPTRRQLSELVGSTMHPLARKRGFATADLLGAWPELIGERYAGRVQPGQLIWPRRREADGEVIPAPATLVVHSDSASALMLSHEVNAIRERLNAFLGWYAISRIKIVQRALPKKTFKPVRRQRLLSKSEELEIKSKVSRVSDEKLQKALEKLGREIVSRSPHST, via the coding sequence ATGATGGTCAAAGCTGCGCCGAAGAAAAATAGAGGTCCGACACGCCGGCAGTTGAGTGAGCTGGTAGGTTCTACAATGCATCCGCTGGCTCGTAAACGAGGTTTTGCAACGGCTGACTTGCTGGGTGCATGGCCGGAATTGATTGGGGAACGGTATGCTGGGCGCGTTCAACCCGGGCAGTTGATTTGGCCGCGCAGACGAGAAGCTGATGGAGAAGTGATCCCGGCTCCCGCTACCCTTGTTGTCCATTCTGATTCCGCTTCAGCCCTTATGCTTTCTCATGAAGTGAATGCTATTCGTGAGCGGCTAAATGCGTTTCTGGGCTGGTATGCAATCTCGCGTATCAAGATTGTACAACGGGCGCTGCCAAAAAAAACATTCAAACCCGTAAGGCGGCAGCGGCTTCTTTCAAAAAGCGAAGAGCTGGAAATCAAGTCAAAAGTCAGTAGAGTTTCCGATGAGAAGCTGCAAAAAGCCCTTGAAAAGCTAGGTAGGGAGATCGTGTCTCGATCTCCTCATTCCACCTGA
- the mutY gene encoding A/G-specific adenine glycosylase, with protein sequence MTAPDSTTLLKWYDKNSRSLPWRTSPQERGCGINPNPYHVWLSEIMLQQTTVAAVRGYFEKFITLWPKLENLAEAEEEDLLKAWAGLGYYSRARNLHKCARELIRFHNGRFPEEEKRLLKLPGIGPYTAAAISTIAFNRHAAVVDGNVERVITRIFALTAELPKSRHQIKKYMHELTPHERPGDFAQAMMDLGATICKPRAPNCLLCPWRTKCDGYKSGIAESLPRKTPKPIKPTRHGMAFVVRRDDGSVLLRKRADKGLLAGMSEPPSTTWAETAAMDDLSLVPFKLRSTNLKWQRAKHDVKHTFTHFHLKMSVWITFLNEEPILPDGYWWSSIKMQQDEALPTVMKKALKASLNE encoded by the coding sequence ATGACTGCCCCTGACAGCACAACTTTACTTAAATGGTACGACAAAAATTCGCGTTCTTTACCATGGCGCACCTCCCCACAAGAGAGAGGTTGTGGCATAAATCCGAACCCTTACCATGTTTGGCTCTCAGAAATCATGCTTCAACAAACAACTGTGGCAGCGGTAAGGGGTTACTTTGAGAAGTTTATAACTCTTTGGCCAAAATTAGAAAATCTCGCAGAGGCAGAAGAAGAAGATCTTCTTAAGGCATGGGCCGGTTTGGGGTACTATTCCCGAGCTAGAAACCTGCACAAATGTGCAAGAGAGCTGATCCGTTTTCATAATGGCCGCTTCCCGGAGGAAGAAAAGCGCCTATTAAAGCTACCAGGTATTGGCCCTTATACCGCAGCTGCCATATCCACTATTGCTTTCAACCGGCATGCAGCCGTTGTGGATGGGAATGTTGAGCGGGTGATAACGCGCATTTTTGCATTAACAGCAGAATTGCCAAAGAGCAGACATCAGATCAAAAAGTATATGCATGAACTTACGCCCCATGAAAGACCAGGTGACTTTGCTCAGGCGATGATGGATCTGGGAGCAACGATTTGTAAACCGCGTGCACCAAACTGCCTCCTCTGCCCCTGGAGAACAAAATGCGATGGCTATAAGTCGGGAATTGCTGAATCCCTTCCTCGCAAAACGCCAAAACCCATAAAGCCAACAAGGCACGGTATGGCATTTGTTGTTCGGCGAGATGATGGATCTGTCCTACTTCGCAAGCGAGCCGATAAGGGACTTCTAGCTGGGATGAGTGAGCCGCCGTCAACAACTTGGGCGGAAACTGCGGCAATGGACGACCTTTCACTTGTACCGTTCAAGCTGAGAAGTACTAATCTCAAATGGCAGCGAGCAAAGCATGATGTCAAGCATACCTTTACCCATTTTCATCTCAAGATGAGTGTATGGATTACCTTTTTGAACGAAGAACCCATTTTACCCGATGGGTATTGGTGGTCTTCAATAAAGATGCAGCAGGATGAGGCTCTGCCAACAGTTATGAAGAAAGCTCTTAAAGCGTCACTCAACGAATAG
- a CDS encoding AMP nucleosidase, translated as MSGSDGNGKTELFLSPQAPKTQMFENAEKAVAHLIELFETNTAFLRNAFKEASAGRLPDKPVRAFYPELRVEVSSHSRADSRLSYGFVAGPGKYATTITRPDLFKEYLTHQIEQLLRNYEGVVEVAQSNIPIPLHFAFYNGAHVEGSFEASSTRPLRDIFDVPDLAVMDDSIANGTFEAGDGPEALAPFTAPRVDYSLHRLQHYTATAPKHFQNYVLFTNYQFYIDGFAQMARDLLADPNSGYTSFVEPGNVITRAGDTAPSEGEAPPRLPQMPAYHLTMPDNRGITMVNIGVGPSNAKTITDHVAVLRPHAWLMLGHCAGLRNSQQLGDYVLAHGYVREDKVLDADLPSWVPIPPLAEVQVALEKAVEEVTGLEGFELKRIMRTGTVASIDNRNWELRDHREPVQRFSQSRAIALDMESATIAANGFRFRVPYGTLLCVSDKPLHGELKLPGMATDFYKRQVAQHLEIGFKTMEELRKMPPERLHSRKLRSFAETAFQ; from the coding sequence ATATCCGGTAGCGACGGTAACGGTAAAACCGAATTGTTTTTAAGTCCCCAAGCCCCAAAAACGCAGATGTTCGAGAATGCTGAAAAAGCAGTTGCACATTTGATTGAACTATTTGAAACGAATACTGCTTTTTTACGAAATGCATTTAAAGAGGCAAGTGCGGGCCGTCTTCCAGATAAGCCTGTACGGGCTTTTTACCCGGAACTTAGAGTAGAAGTTTCCAGCCACTCCAGAGCTGATAGCCGTCTTTCCTATGGTTTTGTAGCGGGCCCGGGCAAATATGCCACGACCATTACGCGTCCGGATTTATTTAAGGAATACCTGACACACCAAATAGAGCAGTTGCTGCGGAATTATGAAGGAGTGGTAGAAGTTGCTCAAAGCAATATTCCTATTCCTTTGCATTTTGCCTTCTATAATGGTGCCCATGTTGAAGGGTCATTTGAAGCTTCTTCTACGCGTCCCTTGCGGGATATCTTTGATGTGCCAGATCTTGCTGTAATGGACGATTCCATCGCAAACGGGACCTTTGAAGCTGGGGATGGCCCAGAAGCTCTCGCCCCATTTACAGCCCCTCGGGTGGACTATTCACTCCATCGCTTACAGCATTACACAGCAACAGCACCCAAGCATTTCCAGAACTATGTTTTGTTCACAAACTATCAGTTCTATATTGACGGCTTCGCGCAGATGGCACGGGATCTTCTTGCCGATCCCAATAGTGGATACACAAGTTTTGTAGAGCCGGGCAATGTGATAACACGTGCGGGAGATACGGCTCCTTCAGAAGGGGAAGCGCCTCCTCGCTTGCCTCAAATGCCAGCTTATCATCTCACGATGCCGGACAATCGTGGTATTACAATGGTGAATATTGGGGTAGGTCCCTCGAACGCCAAAACGATTACGGATCATGTTGCTGTACTACGTCCTCATGCATGGCTCATGTTAGGGCATTGTGCAGGGCTGCGTAATAGCCAGCAATTGGGAGATTATGTTCTTGCACATGGCTATGTACGCGAGGATAAGGTTCTCGACGCAGACCTACCGTCATGGGTGCCTATCCCGCCGCTTGCAGAAGTGCAGGTCGCATTGGAAAAAGCGGTCGAAGAAGTTACAGGTCTGGAAGGATTTGAACTGAAGCGGATCATGAGAACAGGAACGGTTGCCTCCATTGACAACCGAAACTGGGAGTTACGAGACCACCGTGAGCCAGTTCAGCGTTTTTCTCAATCCAGAGCTATCGCACTGGATATGGAGTCTGCCACAATTGCCGCAAATGGTTTCAGGTTCCGTGTACCATATGGAACACTTCTATGTGTCTCGGATAAACCCTTGCATGGGGAACTAAAATTGCCCGGCATGGCGACAGATTTTTACAAAAGACAGGTCGCGCAACATCTTGAAATTGGTTTTAAAACTATGGAGGAGCTACGGAAAATGCCTCCAGAGCGCCTGCATTCGCGTAAATTACGCAGCTTTGCCGAAACCGCGTTTCAGTAG
- a CDS encoding site-specific DNA-methyltransferase, producing the protein MRVQRTGVSSLTPQSSIKPSWLDTIIKGDCIAELEKLPDNSIDMVFADPPYNLQLGGDLHRPDSSKVDACDDHWDQFSSFEVYDAFTRAWLRAIRRVLKPDGSLWVIGSYHNIFRVGAIMQDLGFWINNDVVWLKTNPMPNFRGKRFTNAHETLIWATPSQESKPTFNYDAMKTFNDDLQMRSDWVLPLCTGHERLKDEQGEKVHPTQKPESLLYRILLSTSNKGDVILDPFFGTGTTGAVAKKLGRHFVGIEREDAYISAATKRIDKVTPANDDLLQLTKGKRALPRVPFGNLLEAGLLKPGAKLQDARGKYIATVRADGSLICGKHSGSIHKVGALLQGQQACNGWTYWHIKRGKTLEPVDKLRSIIRSQMPS; encoded by the coding sequence ATGAGAGTACAGCGTACAGGGGTGTCGTCATTGACACCCCAATCTTCCATAAAGCCAAGTTGGCTTGACACTATTATCAAGGGTGACTGCATAGCAGAGCTGGAAAAGCTACCCGACAACTCGATAGACATGGTATTTGCAGATCCCCCTTACAACTTACAGCTGGGAGGAGATCTTCATAGGCCGGATAGTTCAAAAGTTGATGCCTGTGATGATCACTGGGATCAGTTCTCAAGTTTTGAAGTCTACGATGCCTTTACACGCGCTTGGCTACGCGCCATTAGACGTGTCCTGAAACCGGACGGCTCTCTTTGGGTTATCGGCTCTTACCATAATATTTTTCGGGTGGGCGCTATCATGCAAGATTTAGGTTTCTGGATCAATAATGATGTTGTCTGGCTGAAAACCAACCCGATGCCCAACTTTCGTGGGAAGCGATTTACAAACGCACATGAAACATTGATATGGGCAACTCCCTCTCAAGAATCAAAACCCACATTCAACTATGACGCAATGAAGACTTTCAATGATGATCTTCAGATGCGCTCTGACTGGGTTCTGCCCCTGTGTACGGGACATGAACGGTTAAAAGACGAACAAGGCGAGAAGGTGCACCCCACCCAAAAGCCGGAAAGCCTTCTTTATCGCATTCTACTTTCGACCTCTAACAAGGGCGATGTCATTCTTGATCCTTTTTTTGGAACGGGAACTACCGGTGCAGTCGCAAAGAAACTCGGTCGTCATTTCGTCGGAATTGAAAGAGAAGACGCATACATCAGTGCTGCGACAAAACGCATAGACAAGGTCACTCCAGCAAATGATGACCTTTTGCAATTGACAAAAGGAAAGCGCGCTCTTCCCAGGGTTCCCTTTGGAAATCTACTAGAAGCTGGCCTTTTAAAACCAGGAGCCAAGCTGCAGGACGCCAGAGGAAAGTACATAGCAACGGTTCGAGCTGATGGGTCCCTCATCTGCGGAAAACACTCAGGATCCATTCACAAGGTGGGCGCTCTCCTGCAAGGCCAGCAGGCGTGTAATGGCTGGACTTACTGGCATATTAAGCGCGGAA